Proteins from a genomic interval of Rosa chinensis cultivar Old Blush chromosome 2, RchiOBHm-V2, whole genome shotgun sequence:
- the LOC112190664 gene encoding disease resistance protein RPV1-like yields the protein MHLQSGAWMNLSRSFNAKNPSTKSFTQFSTSLVDPLKIRYQNGHVGEAIARLSKHKDNLEKVENWKAALRKAATLSGWHISDGGHEANVINEIVKEISTKIMKCNPLNVAKYPVGIESCVEDIRKQYLHVGKDNRHMVGIWGIGGIGKSTLAKAVYNSIGHEFEHSCFLTIGKEASFSDGGLVPLQNEFLSKIIERNPPQVSNADKGIRVLEQKLRQKRVLLVLDNVNHLDQLKALAGECDWFGPSSKIIITTRDKNLLHAHGVNTNSIYEVNELNHQDASKLFNLNAFKKDTCPDDFFELATEVILYAKGIPLVLEVLGSDLCSKDKDEWRDALEYYRSYPNQDVQKTLQRSYNGLHDKIQEVFLHIACFFKGYEKSYVIDVLESC from the exons ATGCATCTTCAaagtggtgcttggatgaacttgtCAAGATCATTCAATGCAAAGAATCCAAGCACCAAATCGTTTACCCAATTTTCTACAAGCTTGGTAGATCCGTTGAAGATACGATACCAGAATGGCCACGTTGGTGAGGCAATTGCTCGCCTCAGCAAACACAAGGATAACTTAGAGAAGGTGGAGAATTGGAAGGCAGCTCTTAGAAAAGCAGCAACTTTGTCTGGGTGGCACATCTCGGATGGAGG GCATGAAGCGAATGTCATTAATGAAATTGTTAAAGAGATATCAACCAAAATAATGAAATGCAACCCTTTAAATGTGGCAAAATATCCTGTTGGAATAGAATCTTGTGTAGAAGACATACGTAAGCAGTACTTACATGTAGGGAAAGACAATCGTCACATGGTAGGGATATGGGGAATTGGTGGAATAGGAAAGTCAACACTTGCAAAAGCTGTTTATAATTCAATTGGCCATGAGTTTGAACATAGCTGTTTCTTGACTATTGGTAAAGAAGCGTCATTTTCAGATGGAGGTCTTGTCCCGTTACAAAACGAATTTCTTTCTAAGATTATAGAGAGGAATCCACCTCAGGTGTCCAATGCTGATAAAGGAATCCGTGTGCTGGAGCAAAAACTACGCCAGAAAAGGGTTCTCTTAGTTCTTGATAATGTGAACCACTTGGATCAGTTAAAAGCACTTGCTGGAGAGTGTGATTGGTTTGGTCCAAGTAGTAAAATTatcataacaacaagagataaaAATTTGCTACATGCTCATGGAGTCAATACCAATTCAATATATGAAGTCAATGAATTAAATCATCAAGATGCTTCAAAGCTCTTCAATTTAAATGCCTTCAAAAAAGATACATGTCCGGATGACTTTTTTGAACTTGCAACTGAGGTAATACTTTATGCTAAAGGGATTCCATTAGTTTTGGAAGTTTTGGGGTCAGATCTATGTAGTAAGGATAAGGATGAATGGAGAGATGCATTAGAGTATTATAGGAGCTATCCTAACCAAGATGTTCAAAAAACTCTCCAAAGAAGTTACAATGGATTGCATGATAAGATACAAGAAGTTTTTCTTcatattgcatgtttctttaaaGGTTACGAAAAAAGCTATGTGATTGATGTACTGGAAAGCTGTTAG